Proteins from a genomic interval of Lysobacter arenosi:
- the purL gene encoding phosphoribosylformylglycinamidine synthase, with translation MIVLEGASALSPFRRERLQARLQALHPSVRVLGAWPVYWVEPETGATPDPDALRRILQAEPGEAARADGAVSRFVTPRLGTLSPWASKATELLRGAGLPIKRVERGTRYDLTGWPADAPTQGALAKVLHDPMTQSLLETRDDAAALFATPARGQLERIALADLENANVRLGLALAEDEIAYLRERFSVLGREPADVELMMFAQANSEHCRHKIFNASWTLDGAEQQQSLFKMIKHTHATTPEHTLSAYSDNAAVVEGYASRRFRPDPITRGYRAETQVDSAFAIKVETHNHPTAIAPFPGASTGNGGEIRDEGATGRGGRPKAGLCGFSVSHLRIPTLPQPWERERSLNPRMASALEIMLEGPIGAAAFNNEFGRPNLTGYFRSFELDEGKNSNSTLARAYDKPIMLAGGLGAIDRVQVTKLGMKPGDAVIVLGGPAMLIGLGGGAASSVASGDSHEELDFASVQRDNPEMERRCQEVIDRCIARGLDNPIATAHDVGAGGLSNAIPELLHDSGLGGVIDLAKVPSDDPSLSPMQLWCNESQERYVLGLPADRVDEFAQICARERCPFAVVGYATAEEHLVVGYGATVDNARQPGHDWPIDLPMDVLFGKPPKMHRDARRPPPAPWPSLEWNGLDLRDAALRVLAHPSVASKNFLVTIGDRTVGGLTARDQMIGPWQLPMSDCAITLSGFDGFVGEAMSLGERTPLALIDAAAAARMAVGEAITNLCAAPVESLNRIKLSANWMAAAGHPGEDARLFDAVKAVGMELCPELELSIPVGKDSLSMQAQWHSDGVASKSVSPVSLIVTAFAPVVDVRQQLTPLLDRNEESELWLIGLGAGKQRLGGSVLAQCHPDAVSKSNDSPLPAFAGSLGVPDLDNPQRLRDFFELIRDAREAGLLRAYHDRSDGGAWAALCEMAFCSRLGLDITLDGWGHDPFRTLFNEELGAIVQVADEDRAIFADMVSRHGLIDCAQRIARPTTAPAIRVRDEGQTLAEWRWDELFDAWWSTSHALQKLRDNPECADQERALARDFNAPGLKPRLSFDPSEDVAAPFINTGARPKVAILREQGVNGQIEMAAAFDRAGFEAFDVHMSDLIAGNVSLADFKGIAACGGFSYGDVLGAGRGWATSVLERSALRDAFAQFFAREDSFSLGVCNGCQMLSQLKPIIPGATHWPKFLRNASEQFEARLGLLEVVESPSLFFRGMAGSRIPVAVAHGEGRAEFDSALDQNAAHVSLRYVDGNGAVATRYPLNPNGSPDGITGLTSDDGRATILMPHPERTLRSANLSWAPAEWGEDSPWLRMFRNARIWVG, from the coding sequence ATGATCGTCCTCGAGGGCGCATCCGCCCTGTCGCCGTTCCGCCGCGAGCGGCTCCAAGCCCGCCTGCAAGCCCTCCATCCGTCCGTCCGCGTCCTTGGCGCTTGGCCCGTTTACTGGGTCGAGCCCGAGACTGGTGCGACGCCGGACCCCGACGCACTGCGCCGCATCCTCCAGGCCGAGCCGGGTGAGGCTGCGCGCGCGGATGGCGCCGTCTCCCGTTTTGTCACGCCGCGACTGGGCACCCTGTCGCCGTGGGCGAGCAAGGCGACAGAGCTGCTTCGCGGCGCCGGCCTGCCGATCAAGCGCGTCGAGCGCGGAACCCGCTACGACCTGACCGGATGGCCGGCCGATGCCCCGACCCAGGGCGCGCTGGCCAAGGTCCTGCACGATCCGATGACGCAGTCGCTGCTGGAAACGCGCGACGACGCCGCGGCGTTGTTCGCCACGCCCGCGCGCGGCCAGCTCGAACGCATTGCGCTGGCCGACCTCGAGAACGCCAACGTCCGCCTCGGCCTGGCCCTGGCCGAGGACGAGATCGCCTACCTGCGCGAACGCTTCAGCGTGCTCGGCCGCGAGCCGGCCGACGTCGAACTGATGATGTTCGCCCAGGCCAACTCCGAGCACTGCCGGCACAAGATCTTCAACGCCTCGTGGACGCTCGATGGCGCCGAGCAGCAGCAATCGCTGTTCAAGATGATCAAGCACACCCACGCGACCACGCCCGAGCACACGCTCTCGGCGTACAGCGACAACGCGGCGGTGGTCGAAGGCTATGCCAGCCGACGCTTCCGCCCCGACCCGATCACCCGCGGCTATCGCGCCGAGACGCAGGTCGACTCGGCGTTCGCGATCAAGGTCGAGACGCACAACCATCCGACCGCGATCGCGCCGTTCCCGGGCGCATCGACCGGCAACGGCGGCGAGATCCGCGACGAAGGCGCGACCGGCCGCGGTGGCCGTCCCAAGGCCGGCCTGTGCGGTTTCAGCGTCTCGCACCTGCGCATCCCGACCTTGCCGCAGCCGTGGGAGCGCGAGCGCTCGCTCAACCCGCGCATGGCCTCGGCCCTGGAAATCATGCTCGAAGGCCCGATCGGCGCGGCCGCTTTCAACAACGAATTCGGTCGCCCCAACCTGACCGGCTACTTCCGCAGCTTCGAGCTCGACGAAGGCAAGAACTCGAACAGCACGCTTGCGCGCGCCTACGACAAGCCGATCATGCTCGCCGGCGGCCTGGGTGCGATCGATCGCGTGCAGGTCACCAAGCTGGGCATGAAGCCCGGCGATGCGGTGATCGTGCTCGGCGGTCCGGCGATGCTGATCGGCCTGGGTGGCGGTGCCGCCAGCTCGGTCGCGTCCGGCGACAGCCACGAAGAACTCGATTTCGCCAGCGTCCAGCGCGACAACCCGGAAATGGAGCGTCGCTGCCAGGAAGTGATCGACCGCTGCATCGCCCGCGGCCTCGACAACCCGATCGCGACCGCGCACGACGTCGGCGCAGGCGGCCTGTCCAACGCCATCCCCGAGTTGCTGCACGACTCCGGCCTGGGCGGCGTGATTGACTTGGCCAAGGTGCCCAGCGACGACCCGTCGCTGTCGCCGATGCAGCTGTGGTGCAACGAATCGCAGGAGCGCTACGTGCTCGGCCTGCCGGCCGACCGCGTCGACGAATTCGCGCAGATCTGCGCGCGCGAGCGTTGCCCGTTCGCGGTGGTCGGCTATGCCACCGCCGAGGAACACCTGGTGGTCGGCTACGGCGCCACCGTCGACAACGCGCGCCAGCCCGGCCACGACTGGCCGATCGACCTGCCGATGGACGTGCTGTTCGGCAAGCCGCCGAAGATGCACCGCGACGCGCGTCGTCCGCCGCCGGCGCCGTGGCCGTCGCTGGAATGGAACGGCCTGGACCTGCGCGACGCCGCACTGCGCGTGCTGGCCCATCCGTCGGTCGCTTCGAAGAATTTCCTGGTCACCATTGGTGACCGCACCGTCGGTGGCCTGACCGCGCGCGACCAGATGATCGGTCCGTGGCAGCTGCCGATGTCCGATTGCGCGATCACGCTGTCGGGCTTCGACGGTTTCGTCGGCGAGGCGATGTCGCTCGGCGAGCGCACGCCGCTGGCGCTGATCGACGCCGCCGCCGCCGCGCGCATGGCGGTGGGTGAAGCCATCACCAACCTGTGCGCCGCACCGGTCGAATCGCTCAACCGCATCAAGCTGTCGGCCAACTGGATGGCCGCCGCCGGCCATCCGGGCGAGGACGCGCGACTGTTCGACGCGGTCAAGGCCGTCGGCATGGAGCTGTGTCCGGAGCTGGAGCTGAGCATCCCGGTCGGCAAGGATTCGCTGTCGATGCAGGCGCAGTGGCACAGCGACGGCGTCGCGTCGAAGTCGGTGTCGCCGGTGTCGCTGATCGTCACCGCGTTCGCGCCGGTGGTCGATGTGCGCCAGCAGCTGACCCCGCTGCTCGATCGCAACGAGGAGTCGGAGCTGTGGCTGATCGGCCTGGGTGCCGGCAAGCAGCGCCTGGGCGGTTCGGTGCTGGCGCAGTGCCATCCGGACGCCGTATCGAAGAGCAATGACTCGCCGCTGCCGGCATTCGCCGGTTCGCTCGGCGTGCCCGACCTCGACAACCCGCAGCGCCTGCGTGATTTCTTCGAGCTCATCCGTGATGCGCGTGAAGCCGGCCTGCTGCGCGCATACCACGACCGTTCCGACGGCGGTGCATGGGCTGCGCTGTGCGAGATGGCGTTCTGCTCGCGACTGGGCCTGGACATCACCCTCGACGGCTGGGGCCACGACCCGTTCCGCACGCTGTTCAACGAGGAACTCGGCGCGATCGTGCAGGTTGCCGACGAGGACCGCGCCATCTTCGCCGACATGGTTTCCCGCCACGGCCTGATCGACTGCGCGCAACGCATCGCGCGTCCGACCACGGCACCGGCGATCCGTGTCCGCGACGAAGGGCAGACCCTGGCCGAATGGCGCTGGGACGAACTCTTCGACGCCTGGTGGTCGACCAGCCATGCCCTGCAGAAGCTGCGCGACAACCCCGAATGTGCCGACCAGGAACGCGCGCTGGCACGCGACTTCAACGCGCCGGGCCTGAAGCCGCGCCTGTCGTTCGATCCGTCCGAGGATGTCGCCGCGCCGTTCATCAACACTGGCGCCCGGCCGAAGGTGGCGATCCTGCGCGAGCAGGGTGTCAACGGCCAGATCGAGATGGCGGCGGCGTTCGACCGCGCCGGTTTCGAAGCCTTCGACGTGCACATGAGCGACCTCATCGCCGGCAATGTCTCGCTGGCCGACTTCAAGGGCATCGCCGCCTGCGGTGGCTTCAGCTACGGCGACGTGCTCGGTGCCGGCCGCGGCTGGGCGACTTCGGTGCTGGAGCGCAGCGCGCTGCGTGATGCGTTTGCACAGTTCTTCGCCCGCGAGGACAGCTTCTCGCTGGGCGTGTGCAACGGTTGCCAGATGCTGTCGCAGCTCAAGCCGATCATCCCCGGCGCGACCCATTGGCCGAAGTTCCTGCGCAACGCCAGCGAGCAGTTCGAAGCGCGCCTGGGCCTGCTGGAAGTGGTCGAGTCGCCGTCGCTGTTCTTCCGCGGCATGGCCGGCTCGCGCATCCCGGTCGCGGTTGCGCACGGCGAAGGCCGCGCCGAGTTCGACAGCGCTCTGGACCAGAACGCGGCGCATGTCTCGCTGCGTTATGTCGACGGCAACGGTGCCGTCGCCACGCGCTATCCGCTGAACCCGAACGGCTCGCCCGACGGCATCACCGGCCTGACCAGCGACGACGGTCGCGCCACGATCCTGATGCCGCACCCCGAGCGCACCCTGCGCAGCGCCAACCTGAGCTGGGCACCGGCCGAGTGGGGCGAGGATTCGCCGTGGCTGCGGATGTTCCGCAACGCGCGGATCTGGGTGGGCTGA
- the xerD gene encoding site-specific tyrosine recombinase XerD, producing MSVRTPADRRGVAMALPQLRDADGGAIAAFLDAIWAENGLAQPTLDSYRRDLELLARWRDGRGGGLAGADRAVLFDYLAWRSQHGYSPRSNARLLSALRAFYAWQVRRGERSDDPTALLEPPKLPRSLPKALAESQIEALLKAPDIDDANGLRDRAMLELMYAAGLRVSELVNLPATAVNLRQGVLRVMGKGSKERLVPLGEEAQHWLERYLATARPQLAGKRALAPLFLTSAGEAPTRQQFWVLVKRYAGFAGIDPARISPHGLRHSFATHLLNHGADLRALQMLLGHSSLSTTQIYTLVAREQLKQLHSRHHPRG from the coding sequence ATGAGTGTTCGAACGCCTGCTGATCGCCGTGGCGTGGCGATGGCCCTGCCGCAATTGCGCGACGCCGATGGCGGCGCGATTGCCGCTTTCCTGGATGCGATCTGGGCCGAGAATGGCCTGGCCCAGCCGACGCTCGACAGCTACCGCCGCGACCTGGAACTGCTCGCGCGCTGGCGCGACGGCCGTGGCGGCGGCCTGGCCGGCGCCGATCGCGCCGTCCTTTTCGACTACCTGGCCTGGCGCTCGCAGCACGGCTACTCGCCGCGCAGCAATGCGCGGTTACTGTCGGCGTTGCGCGCGTTCTATGCCTGGCAGGTGCGCCGCGGCGAGCGCAGTGACGATCCGACTGCGCTGCTGGAACCGCCCAAGCTGCCACGCTCCCTGCCCAAGGCGCTGGCCGAGAGCCAGATCGAAGCCCTGCTCAAGGCCCCGGACATCGACGATGCCAACGGCCTGCGCGATCGCGCCATGCTCGAGCTGATGTATGCGGCCGGCTTGCGCGTGAGCGAACTGGTCAATCTGCCGGCGACGGCGGTCAACCTCCGCCAGGGCGTGCTGCGGGTGATGGGCAAGGGCAGCAAGGAGCGGCTGGTGCCGCTGGGCGAGGAAGCGCAGCACTGGCTGGAGCGGTACCTCGCCACGGCGCGCCCGCAGCTGGCGGGAAAGCGCGCGCTGGCGCCGTTGTTCCTCACCTCTGCCGGCGAAGCGCCGACGCGCCAGCAATTCTGGGTGCTGGTGAAGCGCTATGCGGGGTTCGCAGGCATCGATCCGGCCCGGATCAGCCCGCATGGCCTGCGCCACAGCTTCGCCACCCACCTGCTCAATCACGGTGCTGACCTGCGCGCGCTGCAGATGCTGCTGGGCCACAGTTCACTTTCGACCACGCAGATCTACACCCTGGTGGCACGCGAGCAGCTCAAGCAGCTCCACTCAAGGCACCACCCGCGCGGGTAG
- the lptG gene encoding LPS export ABC transporter permease LptG, translating to MRLIPKIHDIYVGKTVLATVLLTWAVLGGLDVMLALVSEFGDIGKGKYGLVEAFAYIGLSVPRRMYYLFPYAAVIGSLMALGQLAATSELTALRAVGLSRRRLGLAVAGALAILTALMVLSGESLSPWTQQRADALKSSAKSGNAVVAQYSGLWAREGETILNAQGGQERELNGDRWLELRDVTLYQFADDGRLKSLAFVKKAEHRPGGWLLRDVTRTYFNDRSVRREQVPMERWNSQLDSAALSAGTERPRYLSAMDLRTAIQYRERNGLDASEFEEHYWGRWFYSINVLALCLAAVPFAFGTLRSGGMGKRLFIGIVFALGFWLLQTQFVKLATVYKFDYRIAYLLPTLIMLAVSAFLFKKRSG from the coding sequence ATGAGACTGATCCCCAAGATCCACGACATATATGTAGGCAAGACCGTGCTCGCCACGGTGCTGCTGACTTGGGCGGTGCTGGGCGGTCTGGACGTCATGCTGGCCCTGGTGAGCGAGTTCGGCGACATCGGCAAGGGCAAGTACGGCCTGGTCGAGGCCTTCGCGTACATCGGCCTGAGTGTGCCGCGGCGCATGTACTACCTGTTCCCGTACGCGGCCGTGATCGGCTCGCTGATGGCGCTGGGGCAACTGGCGGCGACCTCCGAGCTGACCGCGCTGCGTGCCGTGGGCCTGTCGCGCCGCCGTCTCGGCCTGGCCGTCGCCGGTGCGCTGGCGATCCTCACCGCGCTGATGGTGCTGAGCGGCGAGAGCCTGTCGCCGTGGACACAGCAGCGCGCCGATGCCCTCAAGTCCTCGGCGAAGTCCGGCAATGCGGTGGTCGCGCAGTACAGCGGTCTATGGGCGCGCGAAGGCGAGACCATCCTCAATGCCCAGGGCGGGCAGGAGCGCGAGCTCAACGGCGACCGCTGGCTCGAACTGCGCGACGTCACGCTGTACCAGTTCGCCGACGATGGCCGCTTGAAGTCGCTCGCCTTCGTCAAGAAGGCCGAGCACCGCCCCGGTGGCTGGTTGCTGCGCGATGTGACGCGAACGTATTTCAATGACCGTTCGGTGCGTCGCGAGCAGGTGCCGATGGAGCGCTGGAATTCGCAGCTTGATTCGGCGGCGTTGTCGGCAGGCACCGAGCGGCCGCGCTACCTGTCGGCCATGGACCTGCGCACCGCGATCCAGTACCGCGAGCGCAATGGCCTGGATGCTTCGGAGTTCGAGGAGCACTACTGGGGGCGGTGGTTCTATTCGATCAACGTGCTGGCGTTGTGCCTGGCGGCGGTGCCATTCGCTTTCGGCACGCTGCGCAGTGGCGGCATGGGCAAGCGTCTGTTCATCGGCATCGTGTTCGCGCTGGGCTTCTGGTTGTTGCAGACGCAGTTCGTGAAGCTGGCGACGGTGTACAAGTTCGACTACCGCATCGCTTACCTGCTGCCGACGTTGATCATGCTTGCCGTGTCGGCATTCCTGTTCAAGAAGCGCAGCGGCTAG
- a CDS encoding DsbC family protein, translated as MKRILLAALGAISLSACAQAPDGAAQAQGSAKPAVAALAAAKPKAGTADARAIEAVRLLNPQVQVDRVGAAPLPGFREAIVAGQVVYVSDDGKYLFLPGSGGALFDVNARKNLSEDAMAAVRKQLIDTIPVSERIVFAPAKPKYTVTVFTDVECGYCRKLHSEIAEYNRQGIAIEYLAFPRMGLGSDDYKKMVAVWCSPDRRKALTDAKNDRTPKYTNCKTSVNQQYDVGQRVGLTGTPMILSAEGIQLGGYVPPAALRDALDKLAAENAQTAAVKPGA; from the coding sequence ATGAAGCGAATTCTCCTCGCCGCGCTCGGCGCCATCAGCCTTTCCGCCTGTGCGCAAGCGCCCGACGGCGCCGCGCAGGCGCAAGGCAGCGCCAAGCCGGCCGTAGCCGCCCTGGCTGCCGCCAAGCCCAAGGCCGGCACCGCCGATGCGCGCGCGATCGAGGCGGTGCGCCTGCTCAATCCGCAGGTCCAGGTGGATCGGGTCGGCGCGGCGCCGCTTCCGGGCTTCCGCGAGGCGATCGTGGCCGGGCAGGTGGTCTATGTCAGCGATGACGGCAAATACCTGTTCCTGCCCGGTTCCGGCGGCGCCCTGTTCGACGTCAACGCCAGGAAGAACCTCAGCGAAGATGCGATGGCGGCGGTGCGCAAGCAGCTGATCGACACCATCCCGGTCAGCGAACGCATCGTCTTCGCCCCGGCCAAGCCCAAGTACACGGTCACGGTCTTTACCGACGTGGAGTGTGGCTACTGCCGCAAGCTGCACAGCGAGATCGCCGAGTACAACCGCCAGGGCATCGCGATCGAGTACCTGGCCTTCCCGCGCATGGGCCTGGGCAGCGACGACTACAAGAAGATGGTGGCGGTGTGGTGCTCGCCGGACCGCCGCAAGGCGCTGACCGACGCCAAGAACGACCGCACGCCCAAGTACACCAACTGCAAGACCTCGGTGAACCAGCAGTACGACGTCGGCCAGCGGGTCGGCCTCACCGGTACGCCGATGATCCTCAGTGCCGAAGGCATCCAGCTCGGTGGCTATGTCCCGCCGGCAGCCCTGCGCGACGCGCTGGACAAGCTGGCGGCCGAGAATGCGCAGACTGCCGCGGTGAAGCCGGGCGCCTGA
- a CDS encoding RDD family protein, whose protein sequence is MASTSPTPRPTALIGWRLLALLYDLWPVVALWMLASAVFTFAYTFSGHDSHENIPPFSLLQWLLWLVCWLIGAVYAVLSWRRGGQTLGMRPWRLQVTGADGSAPSWRALLMRYSVGTLSLLLAGLGFWWAWFDRDRLTWHDRASGTRMVRLPKRPK, encoded by the coding sequence ATGGCATCGACCTCGCCCACACCCCGCCCCACCGCACTGATCGGCTGGCGCCTGCTCGCACTGCTCTACGACCTGTGGCCTGTGGTTGCACTGTGGATGCTGGCCTCGGCGGTCTTCACCTTCGCCTATACGTTCAGCGGCCATGACAGCCACGAGAACATCCCGCCTTTCAGCCTGCTGCAGTGGTTGCTGTGGCTGGTGTGCTGGCTGATCGGCGCCGTCTACGCGGTGCTGAGCTGGCGGCGCGGCGGACAGACGCTGGGCATGCGGCCGTGGCGACTGCAGGTGACCGGCGCCGATGGCAGTGCACCGTCATGGCGCGCATTGCTGATGCGTTACTCGGTAGGCACGCTGTCGCTGCTGCTGGCAGGCCTGGGGTTCTGGTGGGCCTGGTTCGACCGCGACCGGCTGACGTGGCACGACCGCGCCAGCGGGACGCGCATGGTGCGGCTGCCGAAGCGGCCGAAGTAA
- the lptF gene encoding LPS export ABC transporter permease LptF, which produces MPKLDRYLLSEFAQAIFATLVVLLIVMVGGAFTDVLQDIARGRVPAGLMLAQLGLVLIKWLPLILPLALMLGLMMGVGRLYRDSEMPVISSIGVGPRRMLKPLMLVVGPLVLVVAACSLWLGPWADRLSKQMINDANRNLLMAGLEPGAFVGIPNGGGVIYVANMSKDGSQLQRVFVYRDAGEGRMDVTTSSRGELMVDPGGDRYLTLSDGFQIEGERAGAKDFRLLRYARNEILLPANDLKFDPDAPEMQTTLALLGDDRREARAQLHYRLAPPLLALAFALMAVPLARSMPRQARYGPILVGFLAYLIGQNLMTAGLGWLESGKIAIWLGLWWLVLPVMAVACWMYFSDGRLGRPRQAFATARLRS; this is translated from the coding sequence ATGCCCAAGCTTGACCGTTACCTGCTGAGCGAATTCGCCCAGGCGATCTTCGCCACCCTGGTGGTATTGCTGATCGTCATGGTCGGTGGCGCCTTCACCGACGTGCTCCAGGACATCGCCCGGGGCCGGGTTCCGGCCGGCCTGATGCTGGCCCAGCTGGGCCTGGTGCTGATCAAGTGGCTGCCGCTGATCCTGCCCCTGGCGCTGATGCTCGGCCTGATGATGGGCGTCGGGCGCCTGTACCGGGACTCGGAAATGCCCGTCATCTCCTCCATCGGGGTCGGACCCAGGCGCATGCTCAAGCCGCTGATGCTGGTGGTCGGGCCGCTGGTGCTGGTCGTGGCGGCCTGCTCGCTGTGGCTGGGGCCCTGGGCGGACCGCCTGTCCAAGCAGATGATCAACGACGCCAACCGCAACCTGCTGATGGCCGGGCTGGAGCCGGGTGCCTTCGTCGGCATCCCCAACGGCGGCGGCGTGATCTACGTGGCCAACATGTCCAAGGACGGCAGCCAGCTGCAGCGCGTGTTCGTCTACCGCGACGCCGGCGAGGGGCGGATGGACGTCACCACGTCCAGTCGTGGCGAACTGATGGTCGATCCGGGTGGCGACCGCTACCTGACCCTGTCCGATGGCTTCCAGATCGAAGGCGAACGCGCAGGTGCCAAGGATTTCCGCCTGCTGCGCTATGCCCGCAACGAGATCCTGCTGCCCGCCAATGACCTCAAGTTCGACCCTGATGCGCCTGAAATGCAGACCACGCTGGCCCTGCTCGGCGACGACCGGCGCGAGGCCCGGGCCCAGTTGCACTACCGCCTGGCGCCGCCGCTGCTGGCGCTGGCGTTCGCCCTGATGGCGGTGCCGCTCGCGCGCAGCATGCCGCGGCAGGCGCGCTATGGCCCGATCCTGGTCGGCTTCCTGGCCTATCTGATTGGCCAGAACCTGATGACCGCCGGCCTGGGCTGGCTGGAGAGCGGCAAGATCGCCATATGGCTGGGCCTGTGGTGGCTGGTGCTGCCGGTGATGGCCGTGGCCTGCTGGATGTACTTCAGCGACGGCCGCCTGGGACGACCACGGCAGGCGTTCGCGACGGCGAGGCTTAGGTCATGA